A stretch of Geoalkalibacter sp. DNA encodes these proteins:
- a CDS encoding alpha-amylase family glycosyl hydrolase — MSAAPFSATHLDFHPNHPLHPSPLDWRDQPIYFLLVDRFDDNRPGVPAYDPLATPIGRDPAQGRRFQGGTLRGVTRRLDYIRELGFTTLWLSPIFKNRLDLDDTYHGYGIQDFLQIDPRFGTLGDLRALTAAAHQRGMYVILDIVLNHSGDVWGYPGGHPYFYSGGQRFPFGFWRQQDPAAGFQREDAIWPVELQDPELFKRRGEIVDWQDPAQARDGDFFSLKELDLPNPRVLDTLIKAYKYWIVNGDVDGFRIDTVKHMESSATAIFCNAIREYAKRVGKHNFFLFGEIVGEDALIQEYIGRNSRIEGTSERFPALHAALDFPLYFVLEDVIKGLADPAALRLRYEAFRQVYSDHGEAGRYFVTFVDNHDQVGKDHKRFLAGSPFPQQAVLACAYLLTAQGVPCLYYGTEQGFDGAGPDDRYLRECMFGGQWGAFNTSGAHFFNPAHPIYRGIRAVAKVRAKQPALRYGRQYFREISGNGQDFGHPLDGRCTLAYSRILDSDEVLVCLNLDARERRDFITVDRNLSAPGTHLRDLLRPDRTFAVTDSGGRACVQVPLAPHEVAVLKVD, encoded by the coding sequence ATGAGTGCCGCTCCCTTTTCCGCGACCCATCTCGATTTTCATCCCAATCATCCCCTGCACCCCTCGCCGCTGGACTGGCGCGACCAGCCCATCTACTTTCTGCTCGTCGATCGGTTCGACGACAACCGGCCCGGCGTGCCGGCCTATGATCCCCTCGCCACCCCCATCGGCCGAGACCCGGCCCAGGGCAGGCGTTTCCAGGGCGGCACCCTGCGCGGCGTGACGCGGCGCCTCGACTACATCCGCGAGTTGGGCTTCACGACGCTCTGGCTCAGCCCGATTTTCAAGAACCGCCTCGACCTCGACGACACCTACCACGGCTACGGCATCCAGGATTTTTTGCAGATCGATCCGCGCTTCGGCACCCTCGGCGATCTTCGCGCCTTGACCGCCGCCGCCCACCAGCGCGGCATGTACGTGATCCTCGACATCGTGCTCAACCACAGCGGCGATGTCTGGGGCTATCCGGGCGGCCATCCCTATTTTTACAGCGGCGGTCAGCGATTTCCCTTCGGCTTCTGGCGCCAGCAAGATCCGGCGGCGGGTTTCCAGCGCGAGGATGCCATCTGGCCGGTGGAGTTGCAGGATCCCGAGTTGTTCAAGCGCCGTGGCGAAATCGTCGACTGGCAGGATCCGGCGCAGGCCCGCGATGGAGATTTCTTCAGCCTCAAGGAACTTGATCTGCCCAATCCGCGCGTCCTCGATACGCTGATCAAGGCGTACAAATACTGGATCGTCAACGGCGATGTCGATGGTTTCCGCATCGACACCGTCAAGCACATGGAGAGCTCGGCCACGGCGATCTTCTGCAATGCCATCCGCGAGTACGCCAAGCGCGTGGGCAAGCACAACTTCTTCCTGTTCGGCGAGATCGTCGGCGAGGATGCCCTCATTCAGGAATACATCGGCCGCAACAGCCGCATCGAGGGCACCAGCGAGCGCTTCCCCGCCCTGCACGCGGCGCTCGATTTCCCCTTGTATTTCGTGCTTGAGGACGTGATCAAGGGGCTGGCCGATCCGGCCGCCCTGCGCCTGCGCTACGAGGCCTTCCGTCAGGTGTACAGCGATCACGGCGAGGCGGGGCGCTATTTCGTGACTTTCGTCGACAATCACGATCAGGTGGGCAAGGACCACAAACGCTTCCTCGCCGGCAGCCCCTTTCCCCAGCAGGCGGTGCTGGCCTGCGCCTATCTGCTGACCGCCCAGGGCGTTCCCTGTCTCTACTACGGCACCGAGCAGGGCTTCGACGGCGCGGGGCCGGACGATCGCTACCTGCGCGAGTGCATGTTCGGCGGGCAATGGGGAGCCTTCAACACCAGCGGCGCGCATTTCTTCAACCCCGCTCATCCCATCTATCGCGGCATCCGCGCCGTCGCCAAGGTGCGCGCCAAGCAGCCGGCGCTACGCTACGGACGACAGTATTTTCGTGAGATTTCCGGCAACGGCCAGGATTTCGGCCATCCCCTCGACGGGCGCTGCACCCTGGCCTACTCGCGCATTCTCGACAGCGACGAGGTGCTGGTGTGCCTCAATTTGGACGCGCGGGAGCGCCGGGATTTCATCACCGTCGATCGCAATTTGAGCGCTCCTGGCACCCACCTGCGCGATCTGCTGCGCCCCGACCGCACCTTCGCGGTGACCGACTCCGGCGGCCGCGCCTGCGTGCAGGTGCCCCTCGCGCCGCACGAAGTGGCGGTGCTCAAAGTGGATTGA
- a CDS encoding ABC transporter permease: MSDPSSATTNLSPERAPLAGARSGFFRLNFWDGWRLFALLVALLVVVPLAVVGFSWLTPAADIWQHLRQTLLARLLLNTLWLVLGVGGLTLLLGVSLAWFTATCEFPGRRFFSWALLLPLAMPTYVLAFVFVGLLDYAGPVQTLWREWFGRDAWFPAVRSTPGVILVMSLALYPYVYLLAKNAFQTQGRRALEAAESLGCGAREGFFRVALPMARPWIAGGVLLVLMEALADFGAVSIFNYDTFTTAIYKAWFGFFSLSAAAQLASLLVLLVFLLVVVEQRLRARRRFATVRSSAHTTRLHLKGWRAWGASFFAGMVLLVAFGIPAVQLSLWALGAYTEEFNLRYFGLLGRSVALGLAAAGLVGLTALVLSYAGRRHADPLTRALVRVANLGYALPGAVLAVGIFIPLAAVDNALIELAESFFGLRLRPLLQGTVVIMLLAYLVRFLAPGFKPVDGAMHRVTPSIDEAARLSGLRGVALLARVHLPMLRGGLLTAATIVFVDVMKEMPITLMTRPFGWDTLAVKIFELTAEGEWQRAALPAMALVLAGLVPIILFMRHAEK, from the coding sequence GTGTCCGATCCTTCTTCCGCGACGACAAACCTGTCCCCGGAACGCGCGCCCCTCGCGGGCGCGCGCTCCGGGTTTTTTCGCTTAAATTTCTGGGACGGCTGGCGCTTGTTCGCCCTGCTTGTCGCCCTGCTGGTGGTGGTGCCCCTGGCGGTGGTCGGCTTCTCCTGGCTGACCCCGGCCGCCGACATCTGGCAGCATTTACGCCAGACTTTGCTCGCGCGGCTGCTGCTCAACACCCTGTGGCTGGTGCTCGGGGTGGGCGGACTGACCCTGCTGCTGGGGGTGAGCCTGGCCTGGTTCACCGCGACCTGCGAGTTTCCCGGGCGGCGCTTTTTCTCCTGGGCGTTGCTGTTGCCCCTGGCCATGCCCACCTACGTGCTGGCTTTTGTCTTCGTCGGCCTGCTCGATTACGCCGGGCCGGTGCAGACCCTGTGGCGCGAGTGGTTCGGGCGCGACGCCTGGTTTCCGGCGGTGCGCTCCACGCCCGGGGTGATTCTGGTCATGTCCCTGGCGCTCTATCCCTATGTCTATCTGCTCGCCAAGAATGCCTTTCAGACCCAGGGACGTCGCGCCCTGGAGGCCGCCGAATCCCTGGGTTGCGGCGCCCGCGAAGGATTTTTTCGCGTGGCCCTGCCCATGGCGCGGCCCTGGATCGCCGGCGGCGTGCTGCTGGTGCTGATGGAGGCCCTGGCCGATTTCGGCGCGGTTTCGATCTTCAACTACGACACCTTCACCACCGCCATCTACAAAGCCTGGTTCGGCTTTTTCTCCCTGAGCGCCGCCGCGCAACTGGCTTCGCTGCTGGTGCTGCTGGTATTCCTCCTGGTGGTGGTGGAGCAGCGCCTGCGGGCCCGGCGCCGCTTTGCCACGGTGCGCTCATCGGCGCACACCACGCGCCTGCACCTCAAGGGTTGGCGCGCCTGGGGCGCGAGTTTCTTTGCCGGAATGGTGCTGCTGGTGGCTTTCGGCATTCCGGCGGTGCAACTCAGCCTCTGGGCTCTGGGGGCCTACACCGAGGAATTCAACCTCCGCTATTTCGGCCTTCTGGGGCGTTCGGTGGCCCTGGGCCTCGCGGCGGCGGGGCTGGTCGGTCTGACGGCGCTGGTGCTCTCCTATGCGGGGCGCCGCCACGCCGATCCCCTGACGCGCGCTCTGGTGCGGGTCGCCAATCTCGGCTATGCCCTGCCCGGCGCGGTGCTCGCGGTCGGCATCTTTATTCCCCTGGCGGCCGTCGACAACGCTCTGATCGAACTGGCGGAGAGCTTTTTCGGTTTGCGCCTGCGCCCGCTGCTGCAGGGCACGGTGGTGATCATGCTGCTTGCCTATCTGGTGCGCTTTCTCGCCCCCGGTTTCAAGCCCGTGGATGGCGCCATGCACCGTGTCACGCCGAGCATCGACGAGGCGGCGCGCCTTTCGGGCTTGCGCGGCGTGGCGCTGCTGGCCCGCGTGCATCTGCCCATGCTGCGCGGCGGTTTGCTCACGGCGGCGACCATCGTCTTCGTCGATGTGATGAAGGAGATGCCCATCACGCTCATGACCCGGCCCTTTGGCTGGGATACCCTGGCGGTCAAGATTTTCGAGCTCACCGCCGAGGGCGAGTGGCAGCGCGCCGCCCTGCCGGCCATGGCCCTGGTGCTGGCCGGACTGGTGCCCATCATTCTGTTCATGCGCCATGCGGAAAAGTGA
- a CDS encoding ABC transporter ATP-binding protein — MNSMTQTVLELDAVSQAYGSHLVVDNLSLRLDKGRIGCLLGASGCGKTTVLRTIAGFESLLAGEIRLNGRTVSAPGSTLPPAKRGIGMVFQDYALFPHLSIFDNVAFGLRKLEQGEKIIRVHEMLDLVGLKKEQHKYPHEISGGQQQRVALARALAPRPDLLLLDEPFSNLDVTLRERLSLEVRDILKAYGATALFVTHNQHEAFAVADEIGVMSGGKMLQWAGAHDLYHRPADPFVASFVGEGVLLPGVVREGGRVETGLGDLQGDFSAPCVAQCAVSVLVRPEDVVHDDDWPVKAEVVRRNFRGASILYTLRLASGDLVQALVPSHCNHAIGEKIGIRSDVRHIVLFPRV; from the coding sequence ATGAATTCCATGACCCAGACCGTTCTTGAACTCGACGCCGTCAGCCAGGCCTACGGCAGCCATCTGGTGGTGGACAATCTCTCCCTGCGCCTGGACAAGGGGCGCATCGGCTGTCTGCTTGGCGCCAGCGGCTGCGGCAAGACCACGGTGCTGCGCACCATCGCCGGTTTCGAAAGCCTGCTCGCCGGAGAAATCCGCCTCAACGGCCGCACCGTGAGCGCGCCCGGCAGCACCTTGCCGCCCGCCAAGCGCGGCATCGGCATGGTGTTTCAGGATTACGCCCTGTTTCCCCATCTGAGCATCTTCGACAATGTCGCCTTCGGTCTGCGCAAGCTCGAACAGGGTGAGAAGATCATCCGCGTGCACGAGATGCTCGATCTGGTGGGCCTCAAAAAGGAACAGCACAAGTATCCCCACGAGATTTCCGGCGGTCAGCAGCAGCGCGTCGCCCTGGCCCGCGCTCTGGCGCCGCGTCCCGATCTGCTGCTGCTCGACGAGCCCTTTTCCAATCTCGATGTCACCCTGCGCGAGCGCCTGTCGCTGGAAGTGCGCGACATCCTCAAGGCCTACGGCGCCACCGCCCTGTTCGTCACCCACAATCAGCACGAGGCCTTTGCCGTGGCCGACGAAATCGGCGTCATGTCCGGCGGCAAGATGCTGCAATGGGCCGGGGCCCATGATCTTTATCACCGTCCGGCGGATCCGTTTGTGGCAAGTTTTGTCGGCGAAGGGGTGTTGCTTCCCGGTGTGGTGCGCGAAGGCGGGAGGGTGGAAACGGGGTTGGGTGATTTGCAGGGGGATTTCAGCGCGCCCTGTGTCGCGCAGTGCGCGGTGAGCGTGCTGGTGCGGCCCGAGGACGTGGTGCACGACGATGACTGGCCGGTCAAGGCCGAGGTGGTGCGGCGCAACTTTCGCGGGGCGAGCATCCTCTACACCCTGCGCCTGGCCAGCGGCGATCTGGTACAGGCCCTGGTGCCCAGCCACTGCAATCACGCCATCGGCGAGAAGATCGGCATTCGCTCCGATGTGCGGCACATCGTGCTTTTTCCCCGCGTTTGA
- a CDS encoding DUF2868 domain-containing protein — protein sequence MPNVKTKDWAVADLVDLEYFLAADEDADPSALIQRDRELFRAHLAGEPPSSRRQLLRRWLDLRRDGARAEQAAPLPGDVVAALLRPFTLLLLVLGGLGGAALAWGVLSYAGTRPINLFAALALLVAVPFFFALLSAALPALRLALRGHPAGLFGGWLTGALLTRFSRRAYALLGERDAGLIPSALARSWGVLRGRGGLYAGIMGWLAVALLQVAALGFSLGVLLTVLVRGWFADLAFSWQTTTQLSAEGLHAFVAALARPWAAFAEPPFSHPTLEQVAGSRVFLKEGLQHLASGDLQSWWYFLLWAILVYTVLPRLLLLGGAFLGLRRALARLSFPDARCEALLRRMQHPQLHIGRDGEGREEEDAASLVLPAEMQRGMNRLQALIPRELLARPGAAKVQEEIRREFGAALENLAPVTLDENLDAEVLRALTAPPGQSAVLLVLEGWQPCITATLEYLKTLRRALGKERLLVVGLVGREAQERWGTPTPEHEFGIWRRRLAALGDPCLLVHNWGRSTDE from the coding sequence ATGCCGAACGTCAAAACCAAGGACTGGGCCGTCGCCGACCTGGTCGATCTCGAATACTTTCTCGCCGCGGATGAGGATGCCGATCCCTCCGCGCTGATCCAGCGCGACCGGGAACTCTTTCGCGCCCATCTGGCCGGGGAGCCTCCGTCGTCGCGGCGCCAGTTGCTGCGCCGCTGGCTCGATCTGCGCCGCGATGGCGCCCGCGCCGAGCAGGCCGCGCCGCTGCCCGGCGATGTGGTGGCGGCGCTGCTGCGCCCCTTCACCCTGCTGCTGCTGGTGCTCGGCGGGCTGGGCGGCGCCGCCCTGGCCTGGGGCGTGCTAAGCTACGCGGGCACTCGGCCCATCAATCTCTTTGCCGCCCTGGCGCTGCTGGTCGCGGTGCCGTTTTTTTTCGCCCTGCTGTCCGCCGCCCTTCCGGCCCTGCGCCTGGCCCTGCGCGGCCATCCCGCCGGCCTGTTCGGCGGCTGGCTGACGGGCGCGCTGCTGACCCGTTTCAGCCGCCGCGCCTACGCCCTGCTGGGCGAGCGCGACGCCGGGCTGATTCCCTCGGCCCTGGCACGGAGTTGGGGCGTGCTGCGCGGGCGTGGCGGGCTCTATGCCGGCATCATGGGCTGGCTGGCCGTCGCCCTGCTGCAAGTCGCCGCCCTCGGTTTTTCCCTGGGCGTGCTGCTCACGGTCCTGGTGCGCGGCTGGTTCGCCGATCTGGCCTTCAGCTGGCAGACCACCACCCAACTGTCCGCGGAAGGCCTGCATGCCTTCGTCGCCGCCTTGGCCCGTCCCTGGGCGGCTTTTGCCGAGCCGCCCTTCTCCCATCCGACCCTGGAGCAGGTGGCGGGTTCGCGGGTATTTCTCAAGGAGGGCCTGCAACATCTGGCCAGCGGCGATCTGCAATCCTGGTGGTATTTTCTGCTGTGGGCCATCCTCGTCTACACAGTGCTGCCCCGCCTGCTGCTGCTCGGCGGCGCTTTCCTCGGCCTCCGCCGCGCCCTGGCGCGACTCTCCTTCCCCGACGCCCGCTGCGAGGCGCTGCTGCGCCGTATGCAGCATCCGCAACTGCACATCGGGCGCGACGGGGAAGGCCGCGAGGAGGAGGACGCCGCATCCCTGGTGCTGCCCGCCGAGATGCAGCGCGGCATGAACCGTCTGCAGGCCCTGATCCCCCGGGAACTGCTCGCCCGTCCCGGCGCCGCGAAGGTACAGGAGGAAATCCGGCGCGAGTTCGGTGCCGCGCTTGAGAACCTCGCGCCGGTGACGCTCGATGAAAACCTCGATGCCGAGGTGCTGCGCGCTCTGACCGCGCCCCCCGGCCAGAGTGCGGTGCTCCTGGTGCTGGAAGGCTGGCAGCCGTGCATCACCGCGACCCTCGAATACCTCAAGACCCTGCGCCGCGCCCTGGGCAAGGAGCGTCTGCTGGTGGTGGGACTGGTCGGACGCGAAGCGCAAGAACGCTGGGGAACGCCCACCCCGGAGCATGAATTCGGCATCTGGCGGCGGCGCCTGGCGGCCTTGGGCGATCCCTGCCTGCTGGTGCACAACTGGGGGAGGTCGACGGATGAGTGA
- a CDS encoding response regulator: MPEPSATPQRRILIIDDDRGFLAYLESYARRCCPDLDVLTCDSPVQGLAAIRADLELLLLDLEMPGIDGFKMLGYAVAKGLSKNRIIILSGRDADYLHQLFPMGSCLAVLNKHEVRQKEVLDMIFRALQRKYGAENNENPD, encoded by the coding sequence ATGCCAGAACCCTCAGCCACGCCGCAGCGCCGGATTCTCATCATCGACGATGATCGCGGTTTTCTCGCCTACCTGGAGAGCTACGCGCGCCGGTGCTGTCCCGATCTCGACGTGCTGACCTGCGACAGCCCGGTGCAGGGGCTGGCCGCCATCAGAGCTGATCTCGAACTGCTGCTGCTTGATCTGGAAATGCCGGGCATCGATGGGTTCAAGATGCTCGGCTACGCCGTGGCCAAGGGCCTGAGCAAGAACCGCATCATCATCCTTTCGGGCCGCGACGCCGACTACCTGCACCAGCTCTTTCCCATGGGCAGCTGCCTGGCGGTGCTCAACAAGCACGAAGTGCGGCAAAAGGAAGTGCTGGATATGATTTTTCGCGCCTTGCAGCGCAAATACGGGGCGGAAAACAACGAAAATCCGGATTGA
- a CDS encoding outer membrane protein — protein sequence MKSWHWLAGFTFFVILGFAATGAYAQSPYLSVNVGGTWLDDADNVSKLDGEKVKSEHDTGFNVGAAAGYDFGMGRAELEIAYRQNDMDKFTLEGISVNAGGDVSALSFMANGYFDIHNQSPVTPYIGAGIGLARVSVNDVTVLGEKIADDSDTVFAYQLAAGVGWEFMPNLTLDLGYRYFATADPEFNDVEGDKFESEYKSHNLSVGLRIAF from the coding sequence ATGAAAAGTTGGCATTGGTTGGCGGGGTTCACTTTTTTTGTGATCCTTGGTTTCGCTGCGACGGGTGCTTATGCCCAGAGTCCTTATTTGAGTGTCAATGTGGGGGGCACGTGGCTGGATGATGCGGACAATGTCTCCAAGCTCGATGGCGAGAAAGTGAAATCAGAACACGATACGGGATTCAATGTCGGCGCAGCGGCGGGATATGATTTCGGCATGGGCCGGGCGGAACTCGAAATCGCCTATCGCCAGAATGATATGGATAAATTCACCTTAGAGGGAATTAGCGTGAATGCCGGCGGCGACGTGTCGGCCCTGAGCTTCATGGCCAACGGTTATTTTGACATTCACAACCAGAGCCCTGTGACTCCTTACATAGGGGCGGGAATTGGTCTGGCACGGGTGTCGGTCAATGACGTAACCGTGCTCGGAGAAAAAATTGCGGACGACAGCGACACGGTGTTTGCCTATCAGTTGGCCGCCGGGGTGGGCTGGGAATTCATGCCGAATTTGACCCTCGACCTTGGCTACCGTTACTTTGCCACCGCGGATCCCGAATTTAACGATGTGGAGGGCGACAAGTTCGAATCGGAATACAAGAGCCACAATCTTTCGGTAGGATTGCGGATTGCGTTTTAG
- a CDS encoding DUF3482 domain-containing protein, with translation MSEVPVFAVVGHPNEGKSSVVSTLTEDDRVPISAVPGETRQCTPYAIKVDGETLVRFVDTPGFQMPLQTLRWMQQYGGPPETLVAEFIRTHQGDPRFSDDCELLRPVAKNAGIIYVVDGSRPLRPNDEAEMEILRLTGRPRMAVINSKANETAYLSEWKAAFAKTFNVNLQFNAHRATFKERIDLLQALQHIEQDWGAALARVVAALRDDWRGRLEACADAILQLLEKALRLSLSGTSEGEDPAARDQQRDKLIAAFQERLARYERDCRRDIRQRFLHNLFNADLAAETVAAQDLFSEETWEVLGLTRKQLSLALAGAGATLGAALDGAAAGLTFGVFTLGAGIAGGLAGWTGTRPLSRLKVDLGPFSRELGGCRIQVGPLRNPQLMFVLLDRALIYFQCASNWAHARREEAAINLPEGKKGVTAGWDGERRRLFEKYQHYLQKGYLDKAGELRPRLHQALMQAMEEDLG, from the coding sequence ATGAGTGAGGTGCCCGTGTTTGCCGTGGTCGGACATCCCAACGAAGGCAAGTCCTCGGTGGTCTCGACCCTCACCGAGGACGACCGGGTGCCCATCAGCGCGGTGCCCGGCGAGACCCGCCAGTGCACCCCCTACGCCATCAAGGTCGACGGCGAAACCCTGGTGCGCTTCGTCGACACCCCGGGCTTTCAGATGCCCCTGCAAACCCTGCGTTGGATGCAGCAGTACGGCGGGCCGCCCGAGACCCTGGTGGCCGAGTTCATCCGCACCCACCAGGGCGATCCGCGTTTCAGCGACGACTGCGAACTGCTGCGGCCGGTGGCGAAAAACGCCGGCATCATCTACGTCGTGGACGGCTCGCGTCCCCTGCGCCCCAACGACGAGGCGGAAATGGAAATCCTGCGCCTCACCGGGCGGCCGCGCATGGCGGTGATCAACTCCAAGGCAAACGAAACCGCCTACCTCAGCGAGTGGAAGGCGGCCTTCGCCAAGACCTTCAACGTCAACTTGCAGTTCAACGCCCATCGCGCCACCTTCAAGGAGCGCATCGATCTCTTGCAGGCCCTGCAGCACATCGAGCAGGACTGGGGCGCGGCCCTCGCCAGGGTCGTTGCCGCCCTGCGGGACGACTGGCGCGGACGCCTGGAAGCCTGCGCCGACGCCATCCTGCAACTGCTGGAAAAGGCCCTGCGTCTCTCCCTGAGCGGCACCAGCGAGGGCGAGGACCCCGCCGCGCGCGACCAGCAGCGCGACAAACTCATCGCCGCCTTTCAGGAACGCCTCGCGCGCTATGAGCGCGATTGCCGCCGCGACATCAGGCAGCGCTTTCTACACAATCTGTTCAACGCCGATCTGGCCGCCGAAACCGTGGCGGCGCAGGATCTGTTTTCCGAGGAAACCTGGGAGGTGCTGGGCCTCACGCGCAAGCAGCTGAGCCTGGCCCTCGCCGGCGCTGGCGCGACCCTCGGCGCCGCCCTCGACGGCGCCGCCGCCGGTCTCACCTTCGGCGTCTTCACCCTCGGCGCGGGCATCGCCGGCGGTCTGGCCGGCTGGACCGGCACCCGCCCCCTGTCGCGTCTCAAGGTCGATCTCGGGCCCTTTTCCCGTGAACTCGGCGGCTGCCGCATCCAGGTCGGTCCGCTGCGCAATCCTCAGCTGATGTTCGTGCTCCTCGACCGTGCGCTGATCTATTTTCAGTGCGCGAGCAACTGGGCCCACGCACGCCGCGAGGAAGCCGCCATCAACCTGCCCGAAGGCAAGAAAGGCGTCACCGCCGGTTGGGACGGCGAACGGCGCCGACTCTTCGAAAAATATCAGCACTATCTGCAAAAGGGCTATCTGGACAAGGCCGGCGAGTTGCGCCCCCGGCTGCATCAGGCGTTGATGCAGGCCATGGAGGAGGACTTGGGATAA